The genomic DNA TTCCCGACATCAAGATCGTCGAGGAACAAAGCGCGGAATGGCAGCGCAGCAAAGCCATTGACCTGATGAACAACTGGATCGTGTCAGGCAAGAAAATCGACGCCGTGGCCGCGAATGCCGATGAAATGGCCATCGGCGCCGCCATGGCCATCAGTCAGGCCGGCATGCAACCGGGCAAGGACATTCTCGTCGCCGGCAGCGACGGCGGCCCAGCCGGGCTGGATGCAGTGAAAAAAGGCCTGCTGCTGGTGACGGTGTATCAGGACAACAAGGGGCAAGCCGTGGGCTCGATTGACCTGGCGGTGAAGATGGTGAAGAAGGAGCCGTACAAGGCTGAGTTGACGATCCCTTATCAGCAGATCACCAAGGAAAACTACCAAGCCTTCCTCAACCCTTAAAGGCAGGGCTACTGTGTTTGGCGAGCGGCTTGTTGTGGCGAGCGGGCTTGCCCCGCGTTGGAGCGCGAAGCGCTCCCAATTCCAGCGCCGCTGGTATAACTGTTGTACCGCGTTGTGAGGTTTTGGGGCGGCTTCGCCGCCCAACGCGGGGCAAGCCCGCTCACCACAAGGAACCCGAGTCAGTTTTGGCGTTTTGAGCTGCGCGCAAACCCATTCATCACGATGTAGAGCAACGGCCCCACCGACACGAACACCGCCGTCAGCAAAAAATAAGGCAGCACGGAAACCACTGAGCGCCCCCTTCCCCGCGCGTCCCGGTACATCCACACACACGCCAGCGCCGCCATCAGGTACAGGTCAATCACTACCTGCGCCGTGTCCGGCCGTGACAGTAATTCCCGCCCAAACGCCAGCAGCGATTGCTCGGCCGTCAGCATCGTCGACACGGTATACAGCGAAAAAGCGACCAAACCGGCCAGAGCAAGATAGGGCCTCTGCATATTCCTCTCCTTGGAGTACAACCTCGATCATCGGATTGCCACCTTACTCGGCGCGCTGGTCTTGTGAAATATCTGTACGTAGACTGCCGCCATACCTCCCACTTGAAGGCGGCGAAAAAAACGTGATGCAAGTTACCGAAGTCTCCATTGCCCAATTGCGCGCTGCGCTGGAAAGCGGCCAGACCACGGCCGTTGAGCTGGTCCAGGCCTACCTCGCGCGGATCGACGCCTACGACGGCCCGCAGACCGCCACCGCGCTGAACGCCGTGGTGGTGCGCAACCCGCAAGCCCTGGAAGAAGCCAGGGCATCCGATGCGCGCCGGGCCAAAGGCGAAACACTGGGGCCTCTGGATGGCATTCCCTACACGGCCAAAGACAGCTACCTGGTCAAGGGCCTGACGGCAGCCTCCGGCAGCCCGGCCTTTGCCACACTCACCGCCCATCGCGACGCCTTCACCATTGAACGCCTGCGCGCCGGCGGCGCCATCTGCCTGGGCAAGACCAATATGCCGCCCATGGCCAACGGCGGTATGCAACGCGGTGTGTACGGCCGGGCTGAAAGCCCTTACAACGCCAACTACCTGACGGCGCCATTTGCTTCCGGCTCATCCAACGGCGCCGGCACCGCAACGGCGGCGAGCTTCGCCGCGTTCGGCCTGGCGGAAGAAACCTGGTCGAGTGGGCGCGGCCCGGCGTCCAACAATGGCCTGTGTGCCTACACGCCTTCACGCGGGGTGATTTCGGTGCGCGGCAACTGGCCGCTGACGCCGACCATGGACGTGGTCGTGCCGTACGCGCGCACCATGGCCGACCTGCTGGAAGTGCTCGACGTGGTGGTCGCCGAAGACCCTGACACCCGTGGCGACCTGTGGCGCCTGCAACCCTGGGTGCCGATCCCGAGCGTGGCCTCGGTGCGCCCGGCCTCCTATGCAGAACTGGCCGTGGGCAGTGAATCCCTGGCGGGTAAGCGCTTTGGCGTGCCGCGCATGTACATCAACGCCGATCCGGACGCGGGCACCAGCGAAAAGCCCGGCATCGGCGGCCCGACCGGGCAGAAGATCAACACCCGCACGACGGTGATCGCGCTGTGGCAAGCCGCGCGCCAGGCCCTGGAAGCGGCCGGTGCCGAAGTGATCGAAGTGGATTTCCCGCTGGTCTCCAACTGCGAAGGCGACCGCCCCGGCGCGCCGACTGTGTTTACCCGTGGCCTGGTCTCCAAAGAATTCCTGCACGACGAGTTGTGGGAACTGTCGGCCTGGGCCTTCGATGATTTCCTGCGCGCCAACGGCGACCCGAGCCTCAACCGCCTGGCGGATGTGGACGGGCCGAAAATATTCCCCCACGACCCCGGCACCCTGCCCAACCGCGAAGACGACCTGGCGGCCGGCATGGACGAATACGTGCGCATGGCTCAGCGGGGCATCACGCCGTGGAACGAGATCAGCACCGTACCCGACGGCCTGCGCGGCCTGGAAAAAACCCGGCGCCTGGACCTGGAAGACTGGATGGACACGCTGGGGCTGGACGCGGTGCTGTTCCCGACCGTGGCGGACGTGGGCCCCGCGGATGCCGATATCAACGAAGCCTCCGCCGACATCGCCTGGAGCAACGGCATCTGGGTCGCCAACGGCAACCTCGCCATTCGCCACCTCGGCGTACCCACCGTGACCGTGCCGATGGGTGTAATGGCAGACATTGGCATGCCGGTGGGCCTGACGTTTGCCGGGCGTGCTTATGATGATTCGGCGTTGTTGCGGTTTGCGGCGGCGTTTGAAGCGACGGGCAGCAAGCGGCAGATTCCGCCACGCACACCGCCGCTGGCAACCGACTAAACGCGGTGTAAAAAATGTGGGAGCTGGCTTGTCTGCGATAACGGTGTATCAGCGAAATAGTTGTAAGCTGGCCCACCGCTATCGCAGGCAAGCCAGCTCCCACAGGGGAATGTGTTTCAAGTGATGGGCACCGCAATCAACAGGATGGCGGTGCCATGTGCCAGGATCGCCGGCAGCACGCCGTAACGCATCCTCACCAACCCACATGCCAACCCTTCAATCAACGTAAACAGCAGCACCGGCCAACCCAACTGGGTCACGCTCAACGCCAGAAATGTGTGACACGCCGCAAACGCCACACCACTGATCAACGCTGCCCGCAACGGGCTGACCTGCTGCTCCAGATATCCCTGCAAAAACCCGCGAAACAGCACCTCTTCCAACGCATTGGCGCCATAGGCGAGCACCACCATGCCGGGGAGCCAGACCCAATAGCCGTGAATATCCGCCGCCTCGATGCCCTGGTAAAACCGCAGCGGAACGCCAATCGCACACCCCACCATCAGCCCCGCCAGCATGCCGGTGCCCGGATGGCCAAGGGTCCAACGCATCAATCGCCACAACTGCGGCGCCAGCCGTGAAAGCACCATCACCAGCAGCGCCGAAAGCCCACCCAGCATCGCCAGCACAAAGGCATTCGAGCTGAACGCGATCTGCACGTCGCTGCCAAGCTTCCACATTCCGAGCGGCGTCATCACGTCGCGCATCAACACGAAGGCCAGCAGCAGAATCAGGATGCGCAGCGCCGTCTGGGTTTTTGGCGTGAGTGCGAACCACGCCCCCAACAACACCAACCCCGGCGCCAAGTGGACGCCATAGTCGATCAAAACCGCCATGCCTTGAGTGATCATGGGCGACTCAACCGTAGGTCGAGCCTGAGCCCGAGGCCGCAGTGTTCAAGCATGAAACGGCGCACATTTTGGGTATTTTTATAGTCGGCAGTCACGGGAGTGGCGCGAGTGATGGCGTCGCGGTGCCAGTCAACATCCATTTTGGCCCTCGGGGCGATTTATTATTTGGCCGCTAGCATAGCGATGTGCCATTCGCACAGGAAGTAGCCGGCAAAAACGGCGCCAAGCAAATAAGCGTGTTGGGACGTCGTACAAGAACAGCCACGACTTAGAACGCCTTTATCGCTAATCTTTTCAAGATATTTCGAAATTTCACTTTCCTTACCCACCTGAAATATTGCATGGTTGTACGACGACTTAAGCGGTCGTCATCGCCCCCAACAAGAATAAGGAAACACCCATGCAAAACGTCAAAGTGCTGATCGGTTTTCTGTGCCTGTTCACCGGTTACGTCGCAGCTGCGCCTGCCCCGGCCGAGAAGGATGTGGCTCAAGCGGTCGACCAACTGACCCAAGCCATGCTGCACCTGGACCTCAAACAGTTGCACGCGTTGACGTCCGACAAACTCACCTACGGCCATTCCAGCGGCAAGGTGCAGAACAAAGACCAATTCATCGCCGACCTTGAGTCCCACACCAGCGCGTTCAAAACCCTGGAAATGCAAAACCAGACCATCACCCTGGACGGCGATACCGCCCTGGTGCGCAACCACTTCCACGCATTGGCGGTGAACAGTGGCGTCGACACGCCCACCGATATCGATAACTTCCAGGTCTGGCAGAAGCAGAAAGGCAAGTGGATCCTGATCGGTCGTCAGGCTTACAAGTACTGATCACCACGCCACGACCCGGCGTATTGTCAACAGCGCCTGGCGCAAGGCCGGCATGTCTACCGAGCCCAGCGCCAGGCGCAACGCATGGGGCACAAACGCCGAGACCGCAAAGGGCTCGGCGGTGGACACCGAAATATTTTCCCGCTGCAACGCCATCGCCATTTGATCTGCCCGCGCGTCCTCGGCCAACGGTAGCCACAAAAAGTAGGATGAGGGGTGGCTGATGTAGCTCACGCCCTGCAACACCTGCGCCGCCAATACCTGTCGGGCCCTGGCATCCTCGCGCTTTTGCGCTTCCAGTCGGGCCACAGTGCCGTCCTCGATCCACGCCACGGCAATCGCACTCATCACCCCCGGCACGTTCCAGGTGGTGGCCATGATGGTGCGTTCCAGCCTGTTCACCCACGCCGGCGGGGCTGCAATAAACCCGACACGCAAACCCGTCGCCACGCTTTTGGACAGCCCGCCCACATACACCGTGCATTCCGGGGCCAGGCTCGCCAGCGGCGGCGGCGCGTCATCGGCGAGGAATGCGTAGGCCGCGTCCTCGATGATCGTCAGTTGGTGCTCACGGGCGATGGCGACCAACTGCTCGCGTTGCGCCAGGCTCATCACCCAACCCAGTGGGTTGTGCAAAGTGGGGATGCTGTACACCGCACGCACCGGGCGCTTGCGGCACAAGCTGCGCAAAAACTCCAGGTCGGGGCCATGGGCGGTGACCGGGATGGCGACGATTTCCAGGTGCAGGGTTTCGGCCAGCACCTTGAAGCCTGAATACGTCAGCGCATCCACGGCAATCACATCACCGGGTTTGAGCAGCGCCATCAGGGTCACGGCCAAACCATGCTGGGCACCGCTGACCAGCAGCACCTGATCGGCACCAACCGTCAGCCCGCGACGGAGCAAATGCCGCGCCATCACGGCACGTTCATGGGCGCGACCGGCGTGGGGCTGGTAACGCAGCAAGGCTTCGAGGTCGCCCGACAGTGCCAACTGGCGCAAGGCGGTACGCAGCAAATCAGCCTGACCCGGCAACGACGGGTAATTGAAATTCAGATCGAGCATGCCCGAGGCGAGGTTCATCTGGCCGCTGCCCTGCCCCGGCGGCAAGGCGATTTCGCGCACGAAAGTGCCGCGACCGGTTTCGCCGCTGACCAGGCCCATGCCTTCAAGCTCGATGTACACGCGGCTCGCGGTGGCCAGCGCCAGGCCGTGGTCGGCGGCCAGTTGGCGATGGGTAGGCAGGCGCGTGCCGGGCGGCATTGCACCGCTGCGAATGGCTTGGGCAAACGAGTCGACCAGCGTTTTATAGCGCGCGCGGGGCATAAGCGATGTATCCATGACAATTTTTTGATTGTCTTGATTTTCACCCTCAGGATGCCGGGCACACAACGACTATTTTCAGGCCCTTTCCCATGGAACGCACCTCGCGACTCGGCACACTCGACAGCAGCACTCAGGGCTGGATCAACGGTTTTATCGGTGTGGTGATTTTCAGCGGTTCATTGCCGGCCACGCGCCTGGCAGTAATGGAATTCGACCCGGTATTTCTCACCATGATTCGCGCCGCGATTGCAGCAGTGCTCGGGCTTGGTCTGTTGGGGTTGTTCAAGGCGAAACGCCCGGTGCGCAATCAATGGGCGTCGCTGGTGATTGTCGCCCTCGGCGTGGTGATCGGTTTTCCGTTGCTCACCGCCCTGGCGCTGCAGTACGTGACTTCCGCCCATTCCATCGTGTTTGTGGGGCTGTTGCCGCTGGCGACTGCACTGTTTGGCGTGCTGCGGGGCGGCGAACGTCCGCGCCCGGTGTTCTGGCTGTTTTCCATTCTGGGCAGCATGCTGGTCATGGGCTACGCCTTCGCCCAGGGCCTGAGCGCTGCACCTGTTGGAGATATGTTGATGCTGCTGGCGATTCTGGTGTGCGGTTTGGGCTATGCCGAAGGCGCCAAACTGTCACGCAGCCTGGGCGGCTGGCAGGTGATTTGCTGGGCGCT from Pseudomonas tolaasii NCPPB 2192 includes the following:
- a CDS encoding DUF2834 domain-containing protein; this encodes MQRPYLALAGLVAFSLYTVSTMLTAEQSLLAFGRELLSRPDTAQVVIDLYLMAALACVWMYRDARGRGRSVVSVLPYFLLTAVFVSVGPLLYIVMNGFARSSKRQN
- a CDS encoding amidase, encoding MMQVTEVSIAQLRAALESGQTTAVELVQAYLARIDAYDGPQTATALNAVVVRNPQALEEARASDARRAKGETLGPLDGIPYTAKDSYLVKGLTAASGSPAFATLTAHRDAFTIERLRAGGAICLGKTNMPPMANGGMQRGVYGRAESPYNANYLTAPFASGSSNGAGTATAASFAAFGLAEETWSSGRGPASNNGLCAYTPSRGVISVRGNWPLTPTMDVVVPYARTMADLLEVLDVVVAEDPDTRGDLWRLQPWVPIPSVASVRPASYAELAVGSESLAGKRFGVPRMYINADPDAGTSEKPGIGGPTGQKINTRTTVIALWQAARQALEAAGAEVIEVDFPLVSNCEGDRPGAPTVFTRGLVSKEFLHDELWELSAWAFDDFLRANGDPSLNRLADVDGPKIFPHDPGTLPNREDDLAAGMDEYVRMAQRGITPWNEISTVPDGLRGLEKTRRLDLEDWMDTLGLDAVLFPTVADVGPADADINEASADIAWSNGIWVANGNLAIRHLGVPTVTVPMGVMADIGMPVGLTFAGRAYDDSALLRFAAAFEATGSKRQIPPRTPPLATD
- a CDS encoding CPBP family intramembrane glutamic endopeptidase, coding for MITQGMAVLIDYGVHLAPGLVLLGAWFALTPKTQTALRILILLLAFVLMRDVMTPLGMWKLGSDVQIAFSSNAFVLAMLGGLSALLVMVLSRLAPQLWRLMRWTLGHPGTGMLAGLMVGCAIGVPLRFYQGIEAADIHGYWVWLPGMVVLAYGANALEEVLFRGFLQGYLEQQVSPLRAALISGVAFAACHTFLALSVTQLGWPVLLFTLIEGLACGLVRMRYGVLPAILAHGTAILLIAVPIT
- a CDS encoding nuclear transport factor 2 family protein; translated protein: MQNVKVLIGFLCLFTGYVAAAPAPAEKDVAQAVDQLTQAMLHLDLKQLHALTSDKLTYGHSSGKVQNKDQFIADLESHTSAFKTLEMQNQTITLDGDTALVRNHFHALAVNSGVDTPTDIDNFQVWQKQKGKWILIGRQAYKY
- a CDS encoding PLP-dependent aminotransferase family protein, translated to MPRARYKTLVDSFAQAIRSGAMPPGTRLPTHRQLAADHGLALATASRVYIELEGMGLVSGETGRGTFVREIALPPGQGSGQMNLASGMLDLNFNYPSLPGQADLLRTALRQLALSGDLEALLRYQPHAGRAHERAVMARHLLRRGLTVGADQVLLVSGAQHGLAVTLMALLKPGDVIAVDALTYSGFKVLAETLHLEIVAIPVTAHGPDLEFLRSLCRKRPVRAVYSIPTLHNPLGWVMSLAQREQLVAIAREHQLTIIEDAAYAFLADDAPPPLASLAPECTVYVGGLSKSVATGLRVGFIAAPPAWVNRLERTIMATTWNVPGVMSAIAVAWIEDGTVARLEAQKREDARARQVLAAQVLQGVSYISHPSSYFLWLPLAEDARADQMAMALQRENISVSTAEPFAVSAFVPHALRLALGSVDMPALRQALLTIRRVVAW
- a CDS encoding DMT family transporter; its protein translation is MERTSRLGTLDSSTQGWINGFIGVVIFSGSLPATRLAVMEFDPVFLTMIRAAIAAVLGLGLLGLFKAKRPVRNQWASLVIVALGVVIGFPLLTALALQYVTSAHSIVFVGLLPLATALFGVLRGGERPRPVFWLFSILGSMLVMGYAFAQGLSAAPVGDMLMLLAILVCGLGYAEGAKLSRSLGGWQVICWALVVSLPVVAPLSVMLAPSSVAGISLPAWLSLGYVALFSMLIGFVFWYRGLAQGGIAAVGQLQLLQPFFGLALAAGLLHEQVSLGMLLVTVAVIGCVAGAKKCAR